The following coding sequences lie in one Arabidopsis thaliana chromosome 3, partial sequence genomic window:
- a CDS encoding UDP-Glycosyltransferase superfamily protein (UDP-Glycosyltransferase superfamily protein; FUNCTIONS IN: UDP-glycosyltransferase activity, transferase activity, transferring glycosyl groups; INVOLVED IN: metabolic process; EXPRESSED IN: pedicel; EXPRESSED DURING: 4 anthesis; CONTAINS InterPro DOMAIN/s: UDP-glucuronosyl/UDP-glucosyltransferase (InterPro:IPR002213); BEST Arabidopsis thaliana protein match is: UDP-Glycosyltransferase superfamily protein (TAIR:AT1G22400.1); Has 6488 Blast hits to 6427 proteins in 402 species: Archae - 0; Bacteria - 208; Metazoa - 1301; Fungi - 24; Plants - 4818; Viruses - 90; Other Eukaryotes - 47 (source: NCBI BLink).), whose amino-acid sequence MKVTQKPKIIFIPYPAQGHVTPMLHLASAFLSRGFSPVVMTPESIHRRISATNEDLGITFLALSDGQDRPDAPPSDFFSIENSMENIMPPQLERLLLEEDLDVACVVVDLLASWAIGVADRCGVPVAGFWPVMFAAYRLIQAIPELVRTGLVSQKGCPRQLEKTIVQPEQPLLSAEDLPWLIGTPKAQKKRFKFWQRTLERTKSLRWILTSSFKDEYEDVDNHKASYKKSNDLNKENNGQNPQILHLGPLHNQEATNNITITKTSFWEEDMSCLGWLQEQNPNSVIYISFGSWVSPIGESNIQTLALALEASGRPFLWALNRVWQEGLPPGFVHRVTITKNQGRIVSWAPQLEVLRNDSVGCYVTHCGWNSTMEAVASSRRLLCYPVAGDQFVNCKYIVDVWKIGVRLSGFGEKEVEDGLRKVMEDQDMGERLRKLRDRAMGNEARLSSEMNFTFLKNELN is encoded by the exons atgaaagTAACACAAAAGCCAAAGATAATATTCATCCCTTATCCGGCGCAAGGCCACGTCACTCCGATGCTTCACCTTGCATCGGCTTTCCTCAGCCGTGGATTCTCCCCTGTCGTTATGACTCCCGAGTCTATCCACCGTAGGATCTCGGCTACTAACGAGGATCTTGGGATCACGTTCTTGGCCTTATCTGACGGTCAAGATCGTCCGGACGCACCTCCCTCGGACTTCTTCTCGATAGAGAACTCAATGGAGAACATCATGCCACCACAGCTCGAACGGCTCCTACTAGAAGAAGACTTGGATGTGGCTTGTGTTGTGGTTGATTTGCTGGCTTCGTGGGCTATAGGAGTGGCTGATCGGTGTGGAGTTCCGGTCGCCGGATTCTGGCCGGTGATGTTCGCTGCTTACCGTTTGATCCAAGCAATACCGGAGCTAGTCCGAACAGGCTTAGTTTCCCAAAAAG GTTGTCCTCGTCAACTAGAAAAAACAATAGTCCAGCCAGAGCAACCGCTCCTATCCGCAGAAGATCTACCGTGGCTGATCGGAACTCCCAAAGCTCAGAAAAAACGATTCAAGTTCTGGCAAAGAACTCTAGAACGAACAAAAAGTCTCCGTTGGATCTTGACAAGCTCCTTTAAAGATGAATATGAAGATGTCGACAACCACAAAGCATCCTACAAAAAATCTAACgatttaaacaaagaaaacaatggtCAAAACCCTCAAATCCTTCATTTAGGTCCATTGCATAACCAAGAAGCaacaaataatataactaTAACCAAGACTAGTTTTTGGGAAGAAGACATGTCTTGTCTAGGTTGGCTTCAAGAACAAAACCCGAACTCAGTCATTTATATCTCATTTGGAAGTTGGGTTTCTCCTATAGGAGAATCAAATATTCAAACGTTGGCATTGGCGTTGGAAGCGTCAGGGAGACCTTTCCTTTGGGCGTTAAACCGAGTGTGGCAAGAGGGACTACCACCAGGTTTTGTGCATAGAGTCACAATTACCAAAAACCAAGGAAGGATCGTCTCATGGGCTCCGCAACTTGAAGTTCTTAGAAACGATTCTGTGGGATGTTACGTGACTCATTGTGGCTGGAACTCGACTATGGAG GCAGTGGCAAGTTCCCGGAGGCTACTATGTTATCCGGTGGCCGGAGACCAGTTTGTTAACTGTAAATACATCGTGGACGTTTGGAAGATTGGAGTGAGATTGAGCGGGTTTGGAGAGAAGGAGGTTGAAGATGGACTAAGGAAAGTAATGGAGGATCAAGATATGGGTGAGAGATTGAGGAAGTTAAGAGACAGAGCAATGGGGAATGAAGCTCGTTTGAGTTCGGAAAtgaattttacatttttaaaaaacgaGCTTAATTAG
- a CDS encoding Cysteine proteinases superfamily protein (Cysteine proteinases superfamily protein; FUNCTIONS IN: cysteine-type peptidase activity; INVOLVED IN: biological_process unknown; LOCATED IN: plasma membrane; EXPRESSED IN: 16 plant structures; EXPRESSED DURING: 10 growth stages; CONTAINS InterPro DOMAIN/s: Ovarian tumour, otubain (InterPro:IPR003323); BEST Arabidopsis thaliana protein match is: Cysteine proteinases superfamily protein (TAIR:AT3G02070.1); Has 790 Blast hits to 782 proteins in 163 species: Archae - 0; Bacteria - 0; Metazoa - 319; Fungi - 70; Plants - 256; Viruses - 12; Other Eukaryotes - 133 (source: NCBI BLink).) translates to MDENHRNPFANASTSARASGSTSASSNSSFSSSVADTDDDQTIARILAEDESLRREGKLGKRLSHLDSIPHTPRVNREIPDINDATLDHELLSGRLATYGLAELQMEGDGNCQFRALADQLFRNADYHKHVRKHVVKQLKQQRKLYEEYVPMKYRHYTRKMKKHGEWGDHVTLQAAADRFEAKICLVTSFRDQSYIEILPHNKNPLREAWLSFWSEVHYNSLYANGDVPTRKPRRKHWLF, encoded by the exons ATGGATGAAAACCATAGGAATCCATTTGCAAATGCAAGTACAAGTGCTAGAGCAAGCGGCAGTACAAGTGCGAGCTCAAACTCGAGTTTTAGTAGCAGTGTGGCGGATACAGATGATGATCAGACCATTGCACGTATATTAGCTGAAGATGAGAGCTTGAGAAGAGAAGGCAAGCTTGGGAAGAGATTATCTCATTTGGATTCTATCCCA CACACTCCTCGGGTTAACAGGGAGATACCTGATATAAATGATGCAACATTAGACCATGAGCTGCTCTCTGGGAG GTTGGCCACATATGGTTTAGCGGAATTGCAAATGGAGGGAGATGGAAATTGCCAG TTTCGAGCTTTAGCAGACCAGCTTTTCCGCAATGCAGATTACCATAAACATGTAAGGAAGCATGTTGTAAAGCAG TTAAAACAACAACGGAAGTTATACGAAGAATATGTGCCAATGAAATACAGACACTACACCAGGAAGATGAAAAA ACATGGTGAATGGGGAGATCATGTTACTCTTCAAGCTGCAGCGGATAGA TTCGAAGCCAAGATCTGCTTAGTCACATCCTTTCGGGATCAATCCTACATCGAGATTCTTCCTCATAACAAGAACCCTCTTAGAG AGGCTTGGCTCAGCTTCTGGAGCGAAGTGCATTACAATTCTTTATACGCTAATGGAG ATGTTCCAACAAGAAAACCGAGAAGGAAGCATTGGCTCTTCTAG
- a CDS encoding Cysteine proteinases superfamily protein, with product MDENHRNPFANASTSARASGSTSASSNSSFSSSVADTDDDQTIARILAEDESLRREGKLGKRLSHLDSIPHTPRVNREIPDINDATLDHELLSGRLATYGLAELQMEGDGNCQFRALADQLFRNADYHKHVRKHVVKQLKQQRKLYEEYVPMKYRHYTRKMKKHGEWGDHVTLQAAADRFEAKICLVTSFRDQSYIEILPHNKNPLREAWLSFWSEVHYNSLYANGVLALPDVPTRKPRRKHWLF from the exons ATGGATGAAAACCATAGGAATCCATTTGCAAATGCAAGTACAAGTGCTAGAGCAAGCGGCAGTACAAGTGCGAGCTCAAACTCGAGTTTTAGTAGCAGTGTGGCGGATACAGATGATGATCAGACCATTGCACGTATATTAGCTGAAGATGAGAGCTTGAGAAGAGAAGGCAAGCTTGGGAAGAGATTATCTCATTTGGATTCTATCCCA CACACTCCTCGGGTTAACAGGGAGATACCTGATATAAATGATGCAACATTAGACCATGAGCTGCTCTCTGGGAG GTTGGCCACATATGGTTTAGCGGAATTGCAAATGGAGGGAGATGGAAATTGCCAG TTTCGAGCTTTAGCAGACCAGCTTTTCCGCAATGCAGATTACCATAAACATGTAAGGAAGCATGTTGTAAAGCAG TTAAAACAACAACGGAAGTTATACGAAGAATATGTGCCAATGAAATACAGACACTACACCAGGAAGATGAAAAA ACATGGTGAATGGGGAGATCATGTTACTCTTCAAGCTGCAGCGGATAGA TTCGAAGCCAAGATCTGCTTAGTCACATCCTTTCGGGATCAATCCTACATCGAGATTCTTCCTCATAACAAGAACCCTCTTAGAG AGGCTTGGCTCAGCTTCTGGAGCGAAGTGCATTACAATTCTTTATACGCTAATGGAG TTCTTGCTCTTCCAGATGTTCCAACAAGAAAACCGAGAAGGAAGCATTGGCTCTTCTAG
- a CDS encoding cysteine-rich/transmembrane domain PCC1-like protein (unknown protein; BEST Arabidopsis thaliana protein match is: unknown protein (TAIR:AT3G22235.2); Has 177 Blast hits to 177 proteins in 14 species: Archae - 0; Bacteria - 0; Metazoa - 0; Fungi - 0; Plants - 177; Viruses - 0; Other Eukaryotes - 0 (source: NCBI BLink).) has product MNPSEQNHLSVEKPSQTSSGPYTSPPPIGYPTRDAMVGDPPAAAVETKSKGDGFWKGCCAAICCCCVLDACF; this is encoded by the exons ATGAATCCATCCGAGCAGAATCACTTGTCCG TGGAAAAACCTTCACAGACTTCTTCGGGGCCGTACACAAGTCCACCACCGATTGGTTATCCGACCAGAGATGCGATGGTTGGTGATCCTCCAGCCGCCGCAGTGGAGACAAAGTCCAAGGGCGATGGTTTTTGGAAAGGATg TTGTGCTGCCATATGCTGCTGTTGTGTCCTGGATGCATGCTTCTGA